The stretch of DNA TGAGTTTTACGTCATCCGGCACGGCAAGGTCGCCCTGGAAATCTTCGTTCCGGGGCGCGGCCCGATCACGATTCAAACTCTCGGGGAGGGAGAAATTCTCGGTTGGTCGTGGCTCGTTCCCCCTTATCACTGGCGTTTTAATGCTCGTGCTGTCGAACTGACGCGAGCTATCGCGCTTGACGGGAAGTGTCTGCGCACCAAATGTGAGGACGATCACGACCTGGGCTATGAATTGCTCAAGCGATTCGCTTATATCATCGAGCAACGACTTCAGGCAACGCGATTGCAACTTCTCGATGTGTATGCCGTTCACTCCTGAGAGGTGCGAGCGATGATGCCCAACCCCATGGAGCCACGTCCGTATCGTATTCGCCGCGTGCACAGGGAGACGGCTGACACGTTCACTCTCGAGCTAACGCCGGTCAACGGAACGGCGGCCTTTTCCTTCGCACCGGGGCAATTCAATATGCTTTACGTCTTCGGTGTGGGCGAGATTCCCATTTCGATCAGCGGTGACCCGGCCAAATTGGAGACGCTCGTGCACACAACGCGCGTCGTCGGCACGGTGACGAAAGCTATGCGCCGGCTGAAACGCGGGGATACATTGGGCGTGCGCGGGCCCTTCGGGAGTTCCTGGCCAGTCGAAGAAGCTGAAGGCAACGATGTGGTGATCGTCGCCGGTGGGATCGGGCTGGCGCCGCTCCGACCGGCGCTCTATCACATCCTCTCGCGCCGAGAAAAGTATGGCAAGGTCGTCTTGCTATACGGCGCGCGCACGCCCGAAGACCTCCTGTACCGGAACGAATTGAGCCAGTGGCGAGCGCA from Blastocatellia bacterium encodes:
- a CDS encoding cyclic nucleotide-binding domain-containing protein, translating into METLERLLAEHPFFAGLDARHIQLIVGCATNVRFDAGQMIFREGEEANEFYVIRHGKVALEIFVPGRGPITIQTLGEGEILGWSWLVPPYHWRFNARAVELTRAIALDGKCLRTKCEDDHDLGYELLKRFAYIIEQRLQATRLQLLDVYAVHS
- a CDS encoding FAD/NAD(P)-binding protein encodes the protein MMPNPMEPRPYRIRRVHRETADTFTLELTPVNGTAAFSFAPGQFNMLYVFGVGEIPISISGDPAKLETLVHTTRVVGTVTKAMRRLKRGDTLGVRGPFGSSWPVEEAEGNDVVIVAGGIGLAPLRPALYHILSRREKYGKVVLLYGARTPEDLLYRNELSQWRAQFDLEVYVTVDRATGGWRGNVGVVTTLIPRAPFDPLNAIAMVCG